In Drosophila teissieri strain GT53w chromosome 2R, Prin_Dtei_1.1, whole genome shotgun sequence, the following proteins share a genomic window:
- the LOC122613914 gene encoding DCN1-like protein 3 isoform X2 produces the protein MLQLQPAHVCVYADNKESESESYLFVLVENVLGIGIGIATTICQRRESQCQCIVNKFPRSYTTSRPQLQLHALDKSQCLSQNETGSHQALLLSKQATAGGARGRRRTWWCTKHARTMGNCLKCFQSAAEQSMPTNASSPNSHNSNSNACQTATSIANCYESVGINPNANERCALETDELLSSRTPLKPAKANNCDTKRNSFKSLGLLNGSAPTMSDIITTAVKESMEVSHQTLSKLFDAYKDPDDEDMILTDGIERLCNDLNYQPDEFAILVLAWCLDASQMCRFTKAEFIEGLHKMRADTIASIRVRLEQTIEMLKADAEMFKQLYRFTFRFGLEPDQRVLSLEMAIDLWKLVFTVQTPDLFSNWIHFLEKHPNIRRIPKDTWNMYLNFTEQCDIQNYDDTEAWPSLFDDFVDYEKNRALVSSGIHDDDNNNDDPLQSHVKAEDPGLVS, from the exons atgctgcagttgcaacctGCACATGTATGTGTATACGC TGACAACAaagaatcggaatcggaatcgtaCTTGTTTGTACTCGTAGAAAACGTActtggaatcggaattggaatagCCACTACCATATGCCAGAGGAGGGAATCGCAGTGCCAATGCATAGTTAATAAATTCCCAAGGAGCTATACGACCAGCAGACctcaattgcaattgcacGCCCTCGACAAATCACAGTGTCTCAGCCAAAACGAAACTGGAAGCCATCAAGCGCTCCTGTTAAGCAAACAAGCGACTGCAGGCGGAGCACGGGGGAGGAGAAGGACCTGGTGGTGCACCAAGCACGCCCGCACTATGGGCAATTGCCTGAAATGCTTCCAGTCTGCCGCCGAACAATCGATGCCAACGAACGCCTCGTCCCCCAATTCAcacaattccaattccaacgCCTGCCAGACGGCCACCAGCATTGCAAATTGCTACGAATCGGTGGGCATTAATCCCAATGCCAACGAGCGCTGCGCCTTAG AAACCGATGAACTGCTCTCTAGCCGAACTCCACTCAAgccagcaaaagcaaacaattgtGATACTAAGCGTAATAGTTTTAAGTCTTTAGGTTTGCTTAATGGCAGTGCGCCCACCATGAGCGATATCATAACAACTG CTGTCAAGGAATCAATGGAGGTATCGCACCAGACGCTGAGCAAACTATTCGACGCGTACAAAGATCCGGACGACGAGGACATGATACTCACAGACGGCATCGAGCGATTGTGCAATGACCTTAACTATCAGCCCGATGAGTTCGCAATTCTCGTCCTGGCCTGGTGCCTGGACGCCTCGCAGATGTGCCGCTTCACCAAGGCGGAGTTCATTGAGGGTCTGCACAAGATGAGGGCGGACACAATAGCCAGCATCCGGGTGCGGCTGGAGCAGACAATCGAGATGCTCAAGGCGGACGCCGAAATGTTCAAGCAGTTGTACCGCTTCACATTCCG CTTTGGTCTGGAGCCCGATCAGCGCGTCCTCTCACTCGAGATGGCTATCGACCTGTGGAAACTCGTGTTCACTGTACAAACACCTGATCTCTTCTCCAACTGGATACACTTCCTCGAAAAGCACCCGAATATTCGCCGCATACCGAAGGATACATGGAACATGTACCTCAATTTTACGGAACAATGTGATATACAAAATTACGATGATACCGAAGCGTGGCCCAGTCTCTTCGACGACTTTGTCGATTACGAGAAAAACCGGGCGCTGGTTTCCTCGGGCATCCACGAcgatgacaacaacaacgacgatcCCCTGCAGAGCCACGTGAAAGCCGAGGATCCGGGTCTCGTGTCATAG
- the LOC122613041 gene encoding Usher syndrome type-1G protein homolog, with translation MSSDRFHKAAKDGLLDVLAAATRKDTNAKDSDSMTPVMWAAFEGRLDALRLLCGRGGDPDKCDQFGNTALHLASAKGHLHCVDFLVKFGVNIYALDIDKHSAKDLAAINGRDEILRYLDVAFTNFESTEKKKCKALKELAEKNCEKRVREYMKRQNQQQQRQDPEYSDLSPPSGSSKTGNMLSTLKQKIWSSQGNLNKTTRDTPPPTKFSDLVGSGSSSSSSGGSTIASRAGTVQKRPSQLQKQHSSTCPHSKIPSDTDGGFKVREVEPDGKRTITSLTGLQRDSEVLYVGTFSSNEDSVGKRGKISDVFECMEADELDHSDSRSGYSSALARSFSQPDILGDGQLTQELGEEVTLQRPVGLFDRPTMLGSIAFRRSVTAALSQLQLHTDTSSTSTMRNAGSNPPKSRNGGGKGRLYLNLSDDTDSEGGGHDVYSDDDDDDREAGGSALQRFLAVWALEEYLPVFQKQEIDLETLMLLTESDLKSLGLPLGPFRKLTFAIQERRNALANPGPLVDSRL, from the exons ATGTCATCGGATCGGTTCCACAA AGCCGCCAAAGATGGGCTGTTGGATGTGCTGGCAGCAGCCACCCGGAAGGATACGAATGCCAAGGACAGTGATTCCATGACGCCGGTCATGTGGGCAGCCTTCGAGGGCCGGCTGGATGCACTGCGTCTGCTGTGCGGCAGGGG TGGCGACCCCGACAAATGCGATCAGTTCGGAAACACAGCCTTGCACTTGGCCTCCGCCAAGGGTCATTTGCATTGCGTCGACTTTCTGGTGAAATTTGGCGTAAACATCTATGCCTTGGATATCGATAAGCACAGCGCCAAGGATCTGGCGGCTATTAATGGCAGGGACGAGATCCTGCGCTACTTGGATGTGGCCTTCACCAACTTTGAGTCCACTGAAAA aaaaaaatgcAAGGCCCTGAAAGAATTGGCCGAAAAGAACTGCGAGAAACGTGTGCGGGAGTACATGAAACGGCAgaatcagcaacagcagcgtcAGGATCCGGAGTACTCAGACCTAAGCCCGCCCAGTGGCTCTAGCAAAACCGGCAACATGCTGTCCACTCTCAAGCAGAAGATCTGGTCCAGCCAGGGCAATCTGAACAAGACAACAAGGGATACACCGCCGCCCACAAAGTTCAGCGATCTGGTTGGAAGcggtagcagcagcagcagcagcggaggcTCCACGATAGCCAGTCGAGCGGGAACGGTGCAAAAGAGACCATCTCAGCTGCAAaagcagcacagcagcacaTGTCCACACTCCAAGATTCCCAGCGACACAGACGGTGGCTTCAAGGTGCGTGAGGTGGAGCCGGATGGAAAGCGGACCATTACATCGCTGACGGGTCTGCAGCGGGACTCCGAAGTGCTGTACGTGGGCACATTCAGTTCCAACGAGGACAGTGTCGGCAAGCGCGGCAAGATCAGCGATGTTTTCGAGTGCATGGAGGCCGATGAGTTGGACCACAGCGATAGCCGCAGTGGCTACAGCTCGGCTTTGGCGCGTTCCTTCTCGCAGCCGGATATTCTGGGCGATGGTCAGTTAACCCAGGAACTAGGCGAGGAAGTGACACTGCAGCGGCCTGTTGGACTCTTTGACAGACCCACCATGTTGGGCAGCATTGCCTTCCGTCGATCCGTAACCGCGGCTTTGAGTCAGCTCCAACTACACACAGACACCAGTTCCACATCCACGATGCGGAATGCGGGCAGCAATCCTCCAAAGTCACGAAATGGCGGAGGAAAGGGTCGCTTGTACCTGAACCTTTCGGATGATACGGACTCGGAGGGCGGCGGTCACGATGTCTATagcgatgatgacgacgatgaccGGGAGGCCGGAGGTAGTGCCTTGCAGCGATTCCTGGCCGTCTGGGCCCTGGAAGAATACCTGCCAGT ATTTCAGAAGCAAGAGATCGATTTGGAGACGCTGATGCTGCTCACAGAGTCGGACCTCAAGTCACTTGGTTTGCCGCTGGGTCCATTCCGTAAACTCACCTTCGCCATCCAGGAGAGACGTAACGCCCTGGCCAATCCCGGACCCCTGGTAGACAGTCGACTGTAG
- the LOC122613914 gene encoding DCN1-like protein 3 isoform X3 encodes MGNCLKCFQSAAEQSMPTNASSPNSHNSNSNACQTATSIANCYESVGINPNANERCALETDELLSSRTPLKPAKANNCDTKRNSFKSLGLLNGSAPTMSDIITTAVKESMEVSHQTLSKLFDAYKDPDDEDMILTDGIERLCNDLNYQPDEFAILVLAWCLDASQMCRFTKAEFIEGLHKMRADTIASIRVRLEQTIEMLKADAEMFKQLYRFTFRFGLEPDQRVLSLEMAIDLWKLVFTVQTPDLFSNWIHFLEKHPNIRRIPKDTWNMYLNFTEQCDIQNYDDTEAWPSLFDDFVDYEKNRALVSSGIHDDDNNNDDPLQSHVKAEDPGLVS; translated from the exons ATGGGCAATTGCCTGAAATGCTTCCAGTCTGCCGCCGAACAATCGATGCCAACGAACGCCTCGTCCCCCAATTCAcacaattccaattccaacgCCTGCCAGACGGCCACCAGCATTGCAAATTGCTACGAATCGGTGGGCATTAATCCCAATGCCAACGAGCGCTGCGCCTTAG AAACCGATGAACTGCTCTCTAGCCGAACTCCACTCAAgccagcaaaagcaaacaattgtGATACTAAGCGTAATAGTTTTAAGTCTTTAGGTTTGCTTAATGGCAGTGCGCCCACCATGAGCGATATCATAACAACTG CTGTCAAGGAATCAATGGAGGTATCGCACCAGACGCTGAGCAAACTATTCGACGCGTACAAAGATCCGGACGACGAGGACATGATACTCACAGACGGCATCGAGCGATTGTGCAATGACCTTAACTATCAGCCCGATGAGTTCGCAATTCTCGTCCTGGCCTGGTGCCTGGACGCCTCGCAGATGTGCCGCTTCACCAAGGCGGAGTTCATTGAGGGTCTGCACAAGATGAGGGCGGACACAATAGCCAGCATCCGGGTGCGGCTGGAGCAGACAATCGAGATGCTCAAGGCGGACGCCGAAATGTTCAAGCAGTTGTACCGCTTCACATTCCG CTTTGGTCTGGAGCCCGATCAGCGCGTCCTCTCACTCGAGATGGCTATCGACCTGTGGAAACTCGTGTTCACTGTACAAACACCTGATCTCTTCTCCAACTGGATACACTTCCTCGAAAAGCACCCGAATATTCGCCGCATACCGAAGGATACATGGAACATGTACCTCAATTTTACGGAACAATGTGATATACAAAATTACGATGATACCGAAGCGTGGCCCAGTCTCTTCGACGACTTTGTCGATTACGAGAAAAACCGGGCGCTGGTTTCCTCGGGCATCCACGAcgatgacaacaacaacgacgatcCCCTGCAGAGCCACGTGAAAGCCGAGGATCCGGGTCTCGTGTCATAG
- the LOC122613042 gene encoding uncharacterized protein LOC122613042, translating to MMTLEKLSSELQKMTLSDFSSEGSTCHKSAIETTLGSYSKFKDSGIVKQTMKQKVQLRKARIQHPFKVSRAEGLDWAHRILDIEEEAESNWAKILTRKKASGNTYDLKAMMSECENICGAGNATDLSIRKADMPQEQFNPIPKDPKTASPTCECDKLEDIFPYGDAQTQSQDEVNVDELACYFENMANIPKSLSLSAEMMYT from the coding sequence ATGATGACTTTAGAAAAGTTGTCCTCCGAGCTGCAAAAGATGACACTCTCTGACTTTTCAAGCGAAGGATCAACTTGCCATAAATCTGCAATAGAGACAACTTTGGGTTCCTACAGCAAATTCAAAGATTCAGGAATTGTAAAGCAAACAATGAAGCAAAAGGTCCAGCTCCGAAAAGCAAGGATTCAACACCCCTTTAAAGTAAGTCGTGCTGAAGGACTGGATTGGGCTCACAGAATTCTGGACATCGAGGAAGAGGCGGAATCTAACTGGGCAAAGATCTTGACTAGAAAGAAGGCATCTGGTAATACTTACGACCTTAAAGCCATGATGAGCGAGTGCGAAAATATTTGTGGTGCCGGAAATGCCACAGATTTGTCAATCCGAAAAGCGGATATGCCACAGGAACAGTTTAATCCGATCCCAAAGGATCCTAAAACGGCCTCCCCGACCTGTGAATGTGATAAACTAGAGGATATTTTCCCTTATGGAGATGCTCAGACACAGAGCCAGGACGAAGTTAATGTCGACGAGCTGGCCTGCTACTTCGAAAATATGGCCAACATACCCAAGAGTCTATCGCTCAGTGCTGAAATGATGTACACCTAA
- the LOC122613914 gene encoding DCN1-like protein 3 isoform X1, with translation MCIRVSVRLRRRHQNNNSNRSDNKESESESYLFVLVENVLGIGIGIATTICQRRESQCQCIVNKFPRSYTTSRPQLQLHALDKSQCLSQNETGSHQALLLSKQATAGGARGRRRTWWCTKHARTMGNCLKCFQSAAEQSMPTNASSPNSHNSNSNACQTATSIANCYESVGINPNANERCALETDELLSSRTPLKPAKANNCDTKRNSFKSLGLLNGSAPTMSDIITTAVKESMEVSHQTLSKLFDAYKDPDDEDMILTDGIERLCNDLNYQPDEFAILVLAWCLDASQMCRFTKAEFIEGLHKMRADTIASIRVRLEQTIEMLKADAEMFKQLYRFTFRFGLEPDQRVLSLEMAIDLWKLVFTVQTPDLFSNWIHFLEKHPNIRRIPKDTWNMYLNFTEQCDIQNYDDTEAWPSLFDDFVDYEKNRALVSSGIHDDDNNNDDPLQSHVKAEDPGLVS, from the exons ATGTGTATACGCGTGAGTGTGCGTTTGCGTAGGAGGCAccaaaataacaacagcaatcgCAGTGACAACAaagaatcggaatcggaatcgtaCTTGTTTGTACTCGTAGAAAACGTActtggaatcggaattggaatagCCACTACCATATGCCAGAGGAGGGAATCGCAGTGCCAATGCATAGTTAATAAATTCCCAAGGAGCTATACGACCAGCAGACctcaattgcaattgcacGCCCTCGACAAATCACAGTGTCTCAGCCAAAACGAAACTGGAAGCCATCAAGCGCTCCTGTTAAGCAAACAAGCGACTGCAGGCGGAGCACGGGGGAGGAGAAGGACCTGGTGGTGCACCAAGCACGCCCGCACTATGGGCAATTGCCTGAAATGCTTCCAGTCTGCCGCCGAACAATCGATGCCAACGAACGCCTCGTCCCCCAATTCAcacaattccaattccaacgCCTGCCAGACGGCCACCAGCATTGCAAATTGCTACGAATCGGTGGGCATTAATCCCAATGCCAACGAGCGCTGCGCCTTAG AAACCGATGAACTGCTCTCTAGCCGAACTCCACTCAAgccagcaaaagcaaacaattgtGATACTAAGCGTAATAGTTTTAAGTCTTTAGGTTTGCTTAATGGCAGTGCGCCCACCATGAGCGATATCATAACAACTG CTGTCAAGGAATCAATGGAGGTATCGCACCAGACGCTGAGCAAACTATTCGACGCGTACAAAGATCCGGACGACGAGGACATGATACTCACAGACGGCATCGAGCGATTGTGCAATGACCTTAACTATCAGCCCGATGAGTTCGCAATTCTCGTCCTGGCCTGGTGCCTGGACGCCTCGCAGATGTGCCGCTTCACCAAGGCGGAGTTCATTGAGGGTCTGCACAAGATGAGGGCGGACACAATAGCCAGCATCCGGGTGCGGCTGGAGCAGACAATCGAGATGCTCAAGGCGGACGCCGAAATGTTCAAGCAGTTGTACCGCTTCACATTCCG CTTTGGTCTGGAGCCCGATCAGCGCGTCCTCTCACTCGAGATGGCTATCGACCTGTGGAAACTCGTGTTCACTGTACAAACACCTGATCTCTTCTCCAACTGGATACACTTCCTCGAAAAGCACCCGAATATTCGCCGCATACCGAAGGATACATGGAACATGTACCTCAATTTTACGGAACAATGTGATATACAAAATTACGATGATACCGAAGCGTGGCCCAGTCTCTTCGACGACTTTGTCGATTACGAGAAAAACCGGGCGCTGGTTTCCTCGGGCATCCACGAcgatgacaacaacaacgacgatcCCCTGCAGAGCCACGTGAAAGCCGAGGATCCGGGTCTCGTGTCATAG
- the LOC122613913 gene encoding uncharacterized protein LOC122613913: protein MPCESCGVEFTVFRRKRACFDCKRYYCANCIASRRCKRCSVFAQRPLSRTDLLKLKPKDLIFYLQSKHISTEGCLEKEELVGLVLTHVAQVDRSRGSNASSNSPGRGQANPIDSLKQSCQNFFSNLSDNISDSLASFDSKVTTKPPESRQPEVPTHIFEQPRVSTREIPTYASAVNGGPQRVHVQQQATTSNGGSQSSSSPSTSTQASNNRDASRSSQAQVANQEEKHEEQEDAESKSDCECSDEEIMATFSERVSLSLKTDTSGRRANAATEPSPVGLATGENGPTGNTAPSPGCSKPGSSSSKADASSQSSFEELGAIGGISDESKATTDTNSSHLDQWQVLEVNRIEAVEETPTTSAAEEILEVTLRSRPAVDGDDSQMGESTQTLNIEQRPANPSPAFIPAAPQRTKKVTRRRSDGYLNRRYHSSDDESPVTPGGPGLSLGLSTLSEHPEHGLHPHSHRQSCQRCGKNKTNIRRHVERMRRHLENSQMSEEDIKRELQEFLTYLEQRTKSVDVSDADSHAVSPLSVDAISVAAGGRSPDMPITPTIEFSPTQDEDIRWDDDEGIHVYAAPSDFEPTAGIDSRFVNLEDFEDLKDLESLTVKQLKEVLMLHRVDYKGCCEKQELLDRVSRLWKTMRECPAVEKLATDELCKICMDAPIECVFLECGHMATCTSCGKVLNECPICRQYIVRVVRFFRA, encoded by the exons ATGCCCTGCGAAAGTTGCGGCGTGGAATTCACGGTGTTCCGTCGCAAGCGCGCTTGCTTCGACTGCAA ACGCTACTACTGTGCCAACTGCATTGCATCCAGGCGATGCAAACGATGCTCCGTATTCGCCCAGCGTCCTCTGTCAAGGACAGATCTATTGAAGCTCAAGCCCAAGGACCTGATTTTCTATCTGCAGTCCAAACACATCTCTACTGAAGGCTGTCTAG AAAAAGAGGAGCTTGTGGGACTGGTTCTTACCCACGTGGCCCAGGTTGACAGGAGCCGAGGCTCGAACGCCTCCTCCAACAGTCCGGGTCGCGGACAGGCCAACCCCATCGACAGCCTTAAACAGTCGTGCCAAAACTTCTTCTCCAACCTAAGCGATAACATAAGTGACTCGCTAGCCTCGTTTGATTCCAAAGTTACCACAAAGCCGCCGGAGAGCAGGCAGCCGGAGGTGCCCACCCACATTTTCGAACAGCCGCGAGTATCTACGCGTGAGATTCCCACTTATGCCAGTGCCGTTAACGGCGGACCACAACGCGTGCATGTCCAACAGCAGGCCACAACCAGCAATGGGGGCAGTCAAAGCAGCAGTAGTCCCTCAACTTCCACGCAGGCATCAAATAATCGCGATGCCAGCAGAAGCAGCCAGGCCCAGGTGGCCAATCAGGAAGAGAAACATGAGGAGCAGGAAGACGCGGAAAGCAAGTCCGACTGCGAGTGCTCAGACGAAGAGATTATGGCCACGTTCAGTGAGCGTGTTTCGTTGTCGCTCAAAACTGATACCAGTGGCCGGAGAGCTAATGCTGCCACAGAGCCCAGTCCTGTTGGTCTGGCGACCGGAGAAAACGGACCTACAGGGAACACAGCACCTAGTCCGGGCTGCTCCAAGCCGGGCTCAAGTAGCTCCAAGGCGGATGCCTCATCGCAGTCTAGTTTTGAGGAGCTGGGCGCCATTGGCGGCATCTCCGACGAAAGCAAGGCCACCACGGACACCAACAGCAGTCACCTCGATCAATGGCAGGTGCTGGAGGTAAACCGCATCGAGGCTGTGGAAGAGACGCCGACCACGAGTGCCGCTGAGGAGATTTTAGAGGTGACATTGCGCAGCAGACCAGCGGTCGACGGCGACGATAGTCAGATGGGCGAAAGCACTCAGACACTGAACATTGAACAGCGTCCGGCCAACCCAAGTCCGGCGTTCATTCCCGCCGCACCGCAGCGCACAAAGAAGGTCACTCGAAGACGATCCGATGGTTACTTGAATCGCCGCTACCATTCCAGCGACGACGAGTCACCTGTGACGCCAGGTGGACCTGGCCTAAGCCTGGGGCTATCTACGCTCAGTGAACACCCAGAGCACGGCCTGCATCCGCACTCCCATCGCCAGAGCTGCCAGCGCTGCGGTAAAAACAAGACAAACATTCGTCGACATGTTGAGAGAATGCGACGCCATCTGGAGAACTCGCAAATGTCCGAAGAGGACATCAAACGGGAGCTTCAGGAGTTCCTCACGTACCTGGAGCAGCGCACCAAGTCGGTGGACGTCTCCGATGCGGACAGCCACGCGGTATCACCTCTCAGCGTGGATGCCATCAGTGTGGCTGCTGGTGGAAGGTCACCGGACATGCCCATCACGCCGACAATTGAGTTCTCGCCAACGCAGGACGAGGATATCCGCTGGGATGATGACGAGGGCATTCATGTATACGCCGCTCCCTCGGACTTTGAACCGACAGCCGGCATTGACTCACGATTCGTCAATTTGGAAGACTTTGAGGATTT aaaagACTTGGAGAGTTTGACAGTGAAGCAGTTGAAGGAGGTGCTGATGCTGCACCGCGTCGACTACAAAGGCTGTTGCGAGAAGCAGGAACTTCTCGATCGCGTCAGCAGGCTGTGGAAGACCATGCGCGAATGTCCAG CTGTTGAAAAACTCGCCACTGATGAGCTCTGCAAGATCTGCATGGACGCGCCGATTGAGTGCGTTTTTCTAGAGTGCGGACACATGGCCACCTGCACGAGCTGTGGAAAAGTGTTGAACGAGTGCCCAATTTGCCGACAATATATTGTACGAGTTGTAAGATTTTTTAGAGCGTAA
- the LOC122613792 gene encoding zinc finger protein GLIS2 homolog, with translation MDIVQKSIFNSGPARGIYEPPVGYFTPYNTPPYIAAYSDSGSWLADHHHQQHQHQQQHHHQQQMQHIRFPTPPITPPRPIAGYGYRQRTQSVIMKARGQQDDLCRSPVEFPDDSKSCSSSSECGTASDFVCNWTDCDRVFDTLDALAQHVTQRHAIASLTDGLYYCRWRGCQRSERGFNARYKMLVHTRTHTKEKPHRCHLCEKSFSRAENLKIHIRSHSGEKPYKCSFEGCQKAYSNSSDRFKHTRTHSMEKPYMCKVAGCQKRYTDPSSLRKHVKTFKHSIHLIASQPLTLPSVPCLLEASSESAFTCLPAAGSVESTSSSSSARYYDDSNNEPSDYSLKPKQDAEFSPSYWLSERQHSYLHSEDFFVKMDVESPLDLRIHRI, from the exons ATGGATATAGTACAAAAGTCAATCTTCAACAGCGGCCCAGCCAGAGGAATCTACGAGCCGCCCGTCGGCTACTTCACGCCGTACAACACTCCGCCGTACATAGCTGCCTACTCGGATTCCGGCAGCTGGTTGGCGgatcaccatcaccagcagcaccagcaccagcagcagcaccaccaccaacagcagatgcagcacATCAGGTTTCCCACGCCGCCCATCACACCGCCGCGTCCCATCGCCGGATACGGATACCGCCAGCGCACCCAGTCCGTGATCATGAAGGCTCGCGGCCAGCAGGACGACCTCTGCCGCAGTCCAGTGGAGTTCCCCGACGACAGCAaatcctgcagcagcagcagcgagtgCGGCACCGCCAGCGACTTCGTCTGCAACTGGACAGATTGCGATAG AGTTTTCGACACATTGGATGCCCTGGCGCAGCACGTGACCCAGCGACACGCGATCGCCAGCCTCACAGACGGACTCTACTACTGCCGCTGGAGGGGATGCCAGCGCAGCGAGCGGGGATTCAATGCCCGCTACAAGATGCTCGTCCACACCCGCACCCACACCAAGGAGAAGCCGCACCGCTGCCACCTGTGCGAGAAGTCCTTCTCGCGGGCGGAGAACCTCAAGATCCACATCAGGTCGCACTCGGGCGAGAAGCCCTACAAGTGCAGCTTCGAGGGCTGCCAGAAGGCGTACTCGAACTCCTCGGATCGGTTCAAGCACACGCGCACCCACTCGATGGAGAAGCCGTACATGTGCAAGGTGGCCGGCTGCCAGAAGCGGTACACGGATCCCTCCTCGCTGCGAAAGCACGTGAAGACCTTCAAGCACAGCATCCACCTGATCGCCAGCCAGCCGCTTACCCTGCCCAGCGTACCCTGTCTGCTGGAGGCCAGCAGCGAGTCAGCGTTCACGTGTCTTCCCGCTGCCGGCAGTGTGGAGTCCACCAGCTCATCCTCCTCCGCCCGCTACTACGATGACTCCAACAATGAGCCCAGCGATTACTCGCTGAAACCCAAACAGGATGCGGAATTCTCGCCCAGCTATTGGCTAAGCGAAAGACAGCATAGCTACCTCCACAGCGAGGACTTCTTCGTTAAGATGGACGTGGAGTCACCGCTGGACCTGCGCATCCATCGAATCTGA
- the LOC122612390 gene encoding uncharacterized protein LOC122612390: MESATADVLPAKEFGGFTSHCVHLEAGPSQFTVRALKMQGSTMLIINPKESEVFEELAVGMPSRNSASSESISSTILGGHGQTDSSVLAGKLSKRYCRQFYVSLNLKLDRLVGPLFEKSLVTYMQDHLEHFA; the protein is encoded by the coding sequence ATGGAGAGTGCGACCGCTGATGTGCTGCCTGCGAAGGAATTCGGTGGTTTTACCTCACATTGCGTCCACTTGGAAGCGGGTCCCTCGCAATTCACCGTGCGCGCCCTGAAAATGCAGGGCAGCACCATGCTCATAATAAACCCCAAGGAATCGGAGGTTTTCGAGGAGCTAGCGGTGGGCATGCCCTCTCGTAACTCCGCCAGCAGCGAGTCCATATCCTCCACCATCCTGGGCGGACATGGTCAGACCGACTCATCCGTTCTGGCCGGCAAGTTGAGTAAACGCTACTGCCGGCAGTTCTATGTGAGCCTCAATCTCAAACTGGATCGCTTGGTGGGCCCTCTGTTCGAGAAGTCGCTAGTCACCTACATGCAAGACCATCTGGAGCACTTCGCTTGA